The window TGCTTTGTCAAAATTCCAACCTGCCAAGGCAAAGTAGCGGGCATACTCATCAATTCTACGCTCAAGCAGGTCGTCTTCACTGTATATCATGCATAGTCTTGTCCCCACTCCTGTAATGAGGCCCTTGAACACTGGATGGGGATGACAACTAGTTGGGGGAAGGTAAGCATGAGAACTCTTGCTGTACACATCAGTCACTATCTTTCCCTCAAGCATAGACAAACCAATGTCAAGGTATGATGCCGTTTTTCCACATGATACCATCCACTGAATGTTTGGTGGGTTGAGAGACTGTATGTGAATTTCAAAGATTCCcacatgaggtgtgtgtgtgtgtgtgtgtgtgtgtgtgtgtgtgtgtgtgtgtgtgtgtgtgtgtgtgtgtgtgtgtgagcagagatGACTCAGTCTTACCACCAATCTGAAGGTCTGCCAAACTGTTGTACttaccactgttctctaggccagcaagatctaggatgtctacagcagacacttaccactgttctctaggccagcaagatctaggatgtctacagcagacacttaccactgttctctaggccagcaagatctaggatgtctacagcagacacttaccactgttctctaggcccacaagatctaggatgtctacagcagacacttaccactgttctctaggccagcaagatctaggatgtctacagcagacaccactgttctctaggcccacaagatctaggatgtctacaacagacacttaccactgttctctaggccagcaagatctaggatgtctacaacagaacttaccactgttctctaggccagcaagatctaggatgtctacagcagacacactGAACAACTCAGTCAATTCCACTTGAGCTGCCTCTGCACATTTCTTCACATACAATGGCAGGCGCagaagccgagtggttaaaagcgttggactttcaatctgagggtcctgagttcaaatctcagtaacagcacctagtgggtgaagggtgaagatttttccaatctcccaggtcaacgtatgtgcagacctgctagtgcctgacccgcCTCATGTGTttctgcaagcagaagatcaaatacgcatgttatagatcatgtaatccatgtcagcattcagtgggtgatggaaacaagaacataaccagcatacaCACTCtgaaaacatagtatggctgcctacatagcggggcatataaaatggtcatacacataagatgttacatgtctgtctgagtgtgtctgtgtacgtgcctgaaatatgattgaatgacacaggaaacgaatgatgagtgcccaatggcagccattgATCgactctgcccaggtaggcagcctgttgtgcaaatggccccgaGTATCCACATCAAATTAAATCAGGACAAAGTCCCAGACACAGAGGTCGAAGAACAGGCCAGCACCCACAGTCTCTACACCCCCCTACAGAAAGCCCGAGCCAGATGGGCTGGCCATGTCATCAGGATGTCTGACAGTCGACCAccaaaacagctgctgtgtggagAGCTGAGCCAGGACAAGCACTCGGTTGGGAGGCAGAAGAAACACTTTCAAAGATTGCCTCAAAGTGTCCCTCTGAGACCTCAGCTGGGAATGGCTTGCTTTGGACTGCCCAGCCTGGCGGAGCAAGGTCAGTGAAGGAGTGTGCGCCACAGAGAAGCAGAAACACTTGTGGGCTTGCTCAccaaagactgtgtgtgtgcgtgcgtgcgtgtgtgtgtgcgtgtgtgtgtgtgtttgcctatgtgggatgccgggggtctttcagtttaaacaGCATTTCTGCCTTCTgggaattctgtgctggaaatttcctctttgtGTTCTCTCCTTTTTCAGCCTTTCCAGTCCATTCCCACTTTCTTTCCAGAAAGCCATGacacctttaaaaaaatattttttccacAGCATTTGATATCCTTTCTGTGCTGTTTCGCATTGGTGATCAGGTTGTGAGATTATGAACTCTGGGATGTGTATTAGGTGGGCATTCTGCTGTGTTATTTGCCTGTTATGtcatttttatttgtgtgtgcggatttgaagttttgggtttttgttggtttgtttttgttgttgcttgtgtgtgtgtgtgtgtgtgtgtgtgtgtgatattttctccatgaaaaagaagaaactttattgtgcttttgttgattttagaaaagcctttgattcagtttggagaagtgggttatggcaaaagcttgttcatgaaggcgtgaatggtaaaattttgtgtgtcataatgaacatgcatgatagaattaagtcatgtatgtttttaaatggtgaaaaatcttatTTCTTTAACATTTGTAAGGGTGTgcaacaaggagaaaatctctagCCTTTGCTTTTTTTCCTCTGTACTTCAGTGATTAAGAGTCGTATTGGACTAAgtataagagtccatctgttgatcttttattgaatgttaacatttcagactgTTTGTTTGTGACGAGGATGAAGATCATTCTATTTTGGTTTAAATGAAAACATGTGCTCCTGATGTATTTCGGAAGGAAGTGAACAAACTAAAGTGCAAGAAGAATGCACAAATGGATAACTGTTTCATGCGAGTGTGTGTCATCAAGGGCactcctatttaaaaaaaaaaatgctgacatTTGGTTGAATGTAAACGGTGTAATGCCTTCACACTGAGTGAAAAACAAAACGGCCTATTTATGCATGAAGTCATATTTTGTAAATCAATCTGTAGGGTGATTTAGATAATTAATAAGAAAAATTATATTCCTTCATATCTCGAGACTGACTTCCCATTAAGATGAAAATTTTAATGCAACTGGCAAATGTTTGCAACTGTATAAATAACTGAACTACGAAACAGGAGTTCTTGATATTCTGACTAAAATGAGGAAGTGTTTCTTATGAATACGTCTGTCATTGTGTAAGGTAAAAGTGCAAAAggtttgtaaaaaacaacaacacataacattaaagtgacattaaaaaaaaagaatcatttgtGGTCTAACAAGATGTGtaacatcattgtattgtatggaaCAAACTTATTTTTGCCTATTTTTTAGCAAAATTTTGTGTCaatggacaaagtatttccagagaaaatgacaatgttaacgtttacaatggacacacagacacagacacagataactgAACTCCAGGTTATTAcataggctcacattgtttacacacatgAGCCAAAAATGTAGAGTTGCTAATGCAACTCTGCGTCACATGCAGACCAGACAAGAAAACTGAGTGTTACAACTGATAGTGTTGAGATACTAAGTACAgggttttatggtgtgtgtgtgtgtgtgtgtgtgcgtgcagagagagtgagtgagattgagagagagagtgtggggggttgtatgtgcatgtgtgtacaggagagggagagagagagaggacaagacaagacaagacaagacaaatggtttgttGTACATCGGCCtaaggccattatacaaacacatgggaagggggggtgagggggggtgtgtgtgttggggggcagggtctggtgcggtcAGGGGTCAGTCGGGGGTCAGTCGAAggggtacaatctggataaacGTATCAACAGTAAGAACATGAACTCGtgtgctggcaaatctcaacagaatcagacaagctgataaaaagtcgaagtatcagagagggagagagagagagaatctgtgtgcatgtgtatgaatatgcAGGTGTGtagatttgtgcgtgtgtgcttgcaaacaggtgtacatgtgtatgcatgtgtgtgcatgtgaatgtgtaccTTTTGCTTGGCTGGTTTGTTAGCACCTACAGAACAATCTCCCGTCAACAGACGGAGTGAAGATTCCCTGGAAACATCTGGCTTGGTTTGACAGAGATCCACACCTGCTAGTCACATATTCCTTGCAATCTGTTTTTGTTTGCACACAGAATTACATGTGAATACATTCTAACACTTAcataaacacccccacacaccccctctctccacacacacacacacacacacacacaagcataaaaaatcacacaatgtgaacacacacacacacataatctgactcctcattttatttcttttaaaaccagataaacaaacaaatacacaacaaaaagaaaaagaaaaaaaaagaaaagaaaaaaagaaagaaagaaaaaatgagagaaaagaggagaaaaggaGACACAGTGAAGAATTAAAACCAAAGAATAAAACACTGACTGTCGTGGTCACCACCAGTGGTGACTGCATGGAGACAACATGATGATCATGTCAACAGCAATGAAAGAAAAGTGGCCATGCGATCAACGCACTATCTACAGTAACGATAATGACCAAGTGGGGCCAGGCCTCCCCTTCCCAGTACTGGCTATACACACAGGAGTACTGAAAGAGAATGGTTCCACCGCTATATTAACGTAACAAGTTTTGGTCTGGGAGCCAGAACAACAACATGAGCAAATAGTTCCGGTTTGGGACGTGATCCTCGGCAACTGCCGACCATAATTATTCAGAACATATTCACAAGGGTATTTGCAGCAAACAGTTTACTGAATATTGATACattggatgagaaaaaaaaaaaattgtcatcacTCCTTGATTTAATTTTGCGCAGCCTTCCTTTGACTGAAAGCAGCCTGAAATCGCATCATTCTGTCTGAACAAGTTGTGACGTTCTCTGTGTTTAAAGACCTTTTCTGCAGGATTTGAACCGGCTACTTCCATCCTGTTCAGACATTTCTCACTCCAGACCATCAGTTTGCTGAGCCTTCTTCAATTGTCTAACTGCTCACATGTGGAAAATGATCAAGTCGTCATCAACATTCACTGAGCTAACAAAAACAGTCAGTGCCTCTCTCTTGATCTGCATAATACGGAACAGTTAGGATGCATACAACATAGAAACAATCAAGGGATGGTTACATTTTAACTGTTCACGTCCATCATAATTTGCAACTTctagcagtctctctctctcacatacacacacatctgtgcacacacaaaagcaaaatacATTTCTGTCATGAGAATTTACGAATCATTTCCACAATTCATAATGGATCATCACTGTATCAGAATGATGAGTAACGACGTTTGGCAACACCTCACTGCGAGATTCAAGATACTGCGATTAAAGCAACAAAACGTAAAGCACAGTGAGTCTACACTGCCATATTGCCTGATGCAGGTGCACAACAATGACAGCTTCATGTGGAGCATTGCAGGGCAGTTCTCACTCCTGCCAGATGCATCAACACCAACCGACACCCAGGGTGATGCAGTGAATCAACAATGGCATCAACACCAACCGACACCCAGGGTGATGCAGTGTATCAACACTGGCATCAGTCTCTCCTTCACTGAAAACCAAAGACGACAAGCAAACACTGAGaattctgtcccctccctccccaacccccaaacaagTGTTTTCTTGCCACATCACTTCACTTTTTCAATCTCTGCCTGACTCTTTCCATCATTTTGGCTGCAATGATGACTTAGACGCTGCACAGATTCTGAACAAGTTAATCAGCATCATGAAAAACTTCAATGTTC of the Babylonia areolata isolate BAREFJ2019XMU chromosome 27, ASM4173473v1, whole genome shotgun sequence genome contains:
- the LOC143301127 gene encoding uncharacterized protein LOC143301127, which produces MGMTTSWGKETNDECPMAAIDRLCPGRQPVVQMAPSIHIKLNQDKVPDTEVEEQASTHSLYTPLQKARARWAGHVIRMSDSRPPKQLLCGELSQDKHSVGRQKKHFQRLPQSVPLRPQLGMACFGLPSLAEQGQ